The following are encoded together in the Blautia obeum ATCC 29174 genome:
- the serS gene encoding serine--tRNA ligase, producing MLDIKFVRENPEIVKQNIRNKFQDNKLELVDKVIELDKENREIKQEVEALRAERNKTSKQIGALMAQGKRDEAEEVKKQVAASGARIDELSAREKEVEEELLKNMMVIPNIIDPSVPIGKDDSENVEIEKFGEPVVPDFEVPYHTDIMESFDGIDLDSARRVAGNGFYYLMGDIARLHSAVIAYARDFMINRGFTYCVPPFMIRSNVVTGVMSFAEMDAMMYKIEGEDLYLIGTSEHSMIGKFIDQIVPEEELPKTLTSYSPCFRKEKGAHGLEERGVYRIHQFEKQEMIVVCKPEESPMWFDKLWQNTVDLFRSLDIPVRTLECCSGDLADLKVKSLDVEAWSPRQKKYFEVGSCSNLGDAQARRLRIRVNGKDGKKYLAHTLNNTVVAPPRMLIAFLENNLNADGSVSIPEALQPYMGGMKRIEKKTRA from the coding sequence ATGTTAGACATCAAATTTGTGAGAGAAAATCCGGAAATCGTTAAACAGAATATCAGAAACAAATTCCAGGACAATAAACTGGAACTGGTTGATAAGGTTATTGAACTGGACAAAGAAAACAGAGAGATCAAACAGGAAGTTGAAGCTCTGAGAGCAGAAAGAAATAAAACTTCCAAACAGATCGGTGCGCTGATGGCACAGGGAAAACGTGATGAAGCAGAAGAAGTTAAGAAACAGGTTGCTGCATCCGGTGCACGTATTGATGAACTTTCTGCAAGAGAAAAAGAAGTAGAAGAAGAACTTCTTAAAAATATGATGGTTATCCCGAACATCATTGATCCGTCTGTACCGATTGGTAAAGACGACAGTGAAAATGTTGAAATTGAAAAATTCGGTGAACCAGTAGTTCCGGATTTTGAAGTTCCATATCATACAGATATTATGGAAAGCTTTGACGGAATTGATCTGGACAGTGCAAGACGTGTTGCAGGTAATGGTTTTTACTATCTGATGGGAGATATTGCAAGACTTCATTCTGCAGTTATTGCATATGCCCGTGACTTCATGATCAATAGAGGCTTTACTTATTGTGTACCGCCTTTCATGATCCGCAGCAATGTTGTAACAGGTGTTATGAGCTTCGCAGAAATGGATGCTATGATGTACAAGATCGAAGGCGAAGATCTGTATCTGATCGGTACCAGTGAGCATTCTATGATCGGTAAATTCATCGACCAGATCGTTCCGGAAGAAGAACTTCCAAAAACTCTGACAAGCTATTCTCCATGCTTCCGTAAAGAAAAAGGAGCTCATGGTCTGGAGGAGAGAGGTGTTTACCGTATCCATCAGTTCGAAAAGCAGGAAATGATCGTTGTCTGCAAACCAGAAGAGAGCCCGATGTGGTTTGATAAACTGTGGCAGAACACTGTAGATCTGTTCCGCTCCCTGGATATTCCGGTACGTACTCTGGAATGCTGCTCCGGTGACCTGGCAGACCTTAAAGTTAAATCTCTGGACGTAGAAGCATGGTCCCCAAGACAGAAGAAATACTTTGAAGTAGGAAGCTGCTCCAACCTGGGAGATGCGCAGGCACGTCGTCTGAGAATTCGTGTAAATGGTAAGGATGGTAAGAAATATCTTGCGCATACATTAAATAACACTGTAGTAGCACCTCCGAGAATGCTGATCGCGTTCCTGGAAAATAACCTGAATGCTGATGGATCTGTTAGTATTCCGGAAGCTCTGCAGCCATACATGGGCGGCATGAAGAGAATTGAGAAAAAGACCCGCGCATAA
- a CDS encoding DUF4446 family protein, which produces MSTIFDSIGIDPGIIIIALLAIVVILIGVMISNGMRLTRLERKYKMFMKGSDAQSLEKTFVRKFAQIDRLYEAKEDHEHAIKTLEQHFKVIFSKYGVEKYDAFDDVGGKLSFALALLDKDNSGIILNAVHSRDNCFLYLKEIVKGESYVMLSQEEVEALRKAVNFELGEMSEDEKNLEK; this is translated from the coding sequence ATGAGTACGATTTTTGATAGTATAGGTATCGATCCTGGGATTATCATTATTGCTTTGCTGGCTATAGTTGTGATATTAATTGGAGTAATGATCAGTAATGGCATGCGTCTGACTCGTTTGGAACGAAAGTATAAGATGTTTATGAAGGGGAGCGATGCACAGTCCCTGGAAAAAACTTTTGTACGCAAATTTGCACAGATTGACAGACTGTATGAAGCAAAAGAAGATCATGAACATGCAATTAAAACACTGGAACAGCATTTTAAAGTTATTTTCAGCAAATATGGCGTAGAAAAATACGATGCATTTGATGATGTGGGTGGCAAACTCAGTTTTGCGCTGGCGTTGCTGGATAAAGATAATTCAGGTATCATTTTAAATGCAGTACACAGCAGAGACAATTGTTTCCTGTATCTGAAAGAAATTGTAAAAGGTGAATCTTATGTAATGCTCAGCCAGGAGGAAGTAGAAGCACTTCGAAAAGCTGTGAATTTTGAACTGGGTGAGATGAGTGAAGATGAAAAGAATTTAGAAAAATAA
- a CDS encoding ParB/RepB/Spo0J family partition protein, protein MAGKKSGLGRGLDALFPEKTVQSKPKTVKTVKEEKKVAVDTKKSSQQETSNGERMMKISMIEPNREQPRKKFDEDALQELSESIKQYGILQPLLVSDKKDYYEIVAGERRWRAAKMAGLKEVPVVVKEFSTQEIVEISLIENIQREDLNPVEEAMAYKRLIDEFHLKQDEIAERVSKSRTAVTNSMRLLKLDSRVQQMMVDEMISAGHARAILAISDPEQQYNAAMKVFDEKLSVRETEKLVKSILTPTKKKPVVSNPTEDAIYESLEEKMKGITGTRVFIHRKKNNKGKIEIEYYSRDDLDRIIDLFESIG, encoded by the coding sequence ATGGCTGGAAAGAAGTCAGGACTTGGAAGAGGTCTGGACGCATTGTTCCCGGAAAAAACAGTGCAGAGTAAACCTAAGACAGTGAAAACTGTAAAAGAAGAAAAAAAGGTTGCAGTAGATACTAAGAAATCCAGTCAGCAGGAAACCAGTAACGGCGAGAGAATGATGAAAATTTCCATGATCGAGCCAAACAGGGAACAGCCTCGTAAGAAATTTGATGAGGATGCTTTACAGGAATTATCAGAGTCCATTAAACAGTATGGAATTTTGCAACCATTGCTTGTGTCCGATAAGAAGGACTACTATGAAATCGTTGCAGGAGAAAGACGCTGGAGAGCTGCCAAGATGGCAGGACTTAAGGAAGTTCCGGTTGTTGTCAAAGAATTTTCAACACAGGAGATCGTAGAAATTTCTCTTATTGAAAATATACAGAGAGAAGATCTGAATCCGGTTGAAGAAGCAATGGCATATAAACGTCTGATTGATGAATTTCATTTAAAACAGGATGAGATAGCTGAACGTGTTTCAAAGAGCCGTACTGCAGTAACAAACTCGATGAGACTTTTGAAACTCGATTCCCGTGTACAGCAGATGATGGTAGATGAAATGATATCCGCCGGACATGCCAGAGCAATTCTTGCTATTTCCGATCCCGAGCAGCAATACAATGCAGCAATGAAAGTTTTTGATGAAAAGCTTAGCGTTCGTGAAACGGAAAAACTGGTAAAAAGTATTTTAACACCAACAAAGAAGAAGCCGGTTGTTTCAAATCCAACAGAAGATGCGATTTATGAGAGCCTTGAAGAAAAAATGAAAGGTATTACAGGAACCCGCGTATTTATTCACAGAAAGAAAAATAACAAAGGCAAAATAGAAATAGAGTATTATTCCAGAGATGATTTAGACAGAATTATTGATCTGTTTGAATCTATTGGTTAA
- a CDS encoding ParA family protein encodes MGRVIAVANQKGGVGKSTTAINLSACLAEKGKKVLAIDIDPQGNTTSGLGVDKNNVENTLYELLLGEAEAKDTIVKDVVENVDLIPSNVNLSGAEIELIGVDEKEYIMKKIIDKVRRKYDYIIMDCPPSLNMLTINALTAANSVLVPIQCEYYALEGLSQLIHTIELVKERLNKKLVMEGVVFTMYDARTNLSLQVVENVKDNLQQNIYKTIIPRNVRLAEAPSYGQPITLYDTRSAGAEAYRLLAEEVINREGE; translated from the coding sequence TTGGGAAGAGTAATAGCAGTAGCAAACCAGAAGGGCGGCGTTGGTAAATCAACCACCGCAATTAATCTTTCTGCTTGTCTTGCTGAAAAAGGGAAGAAAGTACTTGCGATAGATATTGATCCACAGGGGAATACGACAAGTGGACTTGGAGTAGATAAAAATAATGTTGAGAATACATTATATGAATTACTTCTTGGCGAAGCAGAAGCAAAAGATACTATTGTTAAAGATGTAGTTGAGAACGTAGACCTGATTCCATCTAACGTGAATTTATCTGGCGCTGAGATTGAATTAATTGGTGTCGATGAAAAAGAATACATCATGAAGAAAATCATAGATAAGGTACGCAGAAAATATGATTATATTATTATGGACTGCCCGCCATCTTTAAATATGCTTACGATTAATGCTTTAACAGCGGCCAATTCCGTATTGGTGCCAATTCAGTGTGAGTATTATGCTTTGGAAGGATTATCTCAGTTAATACATACAATTGAACTTGTAAAGGAACGTCTGAATAAGAAACTCGTAATGGAAGGTGTCGTATTTACTATGTATGATGCAAGAACGAATCTTTCTTTACAGGTAGTTGAAAATGTTAAAGACAACCTTCAACAGAATATTTATAAAACGATTATTCCGAGAAATGTAAGACTGGCAGAGGCACCAAGCTACGGTCAGCCAATTACATTGTATGATACGAGATCGGCAGGTGCAGAGGCATATCGACTTCTTGCTGAAGAAGTAATTAACAGGGAGGGTGAATGA
- a CDS encoding response regulator, translating to MKIVIVDDDCLVTAALKTILEVNEDVQVLATGSDGRDAVCLYAEYKPDVLLMDIRMKNMNGLEASAEILKADAKANILLLTTFLDDEYIVKALRLGAKGYLLKQDYASILPALRAVYSGQTVFGQEIVSKIPDLIQKKENFDYSVCEINEKEKEIIRLVANGYSNKEIAAEMYLGEGTVRNYLSAILDKLQLRDRTQVAVFYYKHR from the coding sequence ATGAAAATAGTGATAGTAGATGATGACTGCCTGGTTACAGCGGCTTTGAAAACAATCCTTGAAGTGAATGAAGACGTACAGGTGCTGGCAACAGGGTCCGATGGCAGAGATGCGGTATGCCTGTATGCAGAATATAAGCCAGATGTCTTGTTAATGGATATTCGAATGAAGAATATGAATGGACTCGAGGCTTCAGCTGAAATATTAAAAGCAGACGCAAAGGCTAATATATTGCTTCTTACAACGTTCCTTGATGATGAATATATTGTGAAAGCGTTACGCCTGGGAGCAAAAGGGTATCTGCTGAAACAGGATTATGCAAGCATTTTGCCGGCATTGAGAGCAGTGTATTCCGGGCAAACTGTATTTGGACAGGAAATTGTGTCTAAAATACCGGATTTGATTCAAAAGAAGGAAAATTTTGATTATAGTGTCTGTGAAATTAATGAAAAAGAAAAGGAAATCATCCGTCTGGTTGCAAATGGATACAGCAATAAGGAAATTGCTGCGGAAATGTACCTGGGAGAAGGGACAGTGAGAAATTATCTGAGCGCAATTCTGGATAAATTGCAGCTCCGTGACCGTACACAAGTAGCTGTTTTTTACTATAAGCATCGTTGA